One genomic window of Manihot esculenta cultivar AM560-2 chromosome 16, M.esculenta_v8, whole genome shotgun sequence includes the following:
- the LOC110603893 gene encoding oligouridylate-binding protein 1, with translation MMQHQRLKQQTVMQYPHPTLLAAPQIEPILSGNLPPGFDSSSCRSVYVGNIHPQATEPLLQEVFSNTGPIEGFKLIRKEKSSYGFVDYFDRRSAALAIVTLNGRHLFGQPIKVNWAYASSQREDTTGHFNVFVGDLSPEVTDATLYACFSVYRSCSDARVMWDQKTGRSRGFGFVSFRSQQDAQSAINDLNGKWLGSRQIRCNWATKGASSNDDRQSSDAKSVVDLTNGTSEESQEKTDDVPENNIQYTTVYVGNLAPEVTSVDLHRVFHALGAGTIEDVRVQRDKGFGFVRYSAHAEAALAIKMGNARILYGKPIKCSWGSKPTLPGTSSTPLPPPAVAHMPGLSAADLAAYERQMALSKMAGAQAIMHPQGQHALKQAVMGMGAVGTSQAIYDGMFQNVATTQQLMYYH, from the exons ATGATGCAGCATCAGAGGCTGAAGCAACAGACCGTGATGCAGTACCCCCATCCTACTCTCCTAGCTGCGCCTCAG ATAGAGCCTATCTTGAGCGGAAATCTACCTCCTGGCTTTGACTCAAGTTCATGCCGCAGTGT GTATGTGGGTAATATCCACCCTCAGGCTACAGAACCCCTTCTTCAAGAGGTTTTCTCAAACACTGGACCCATCGAAGGATTTAAGTTGATTAGGAAAGAGAAG TCATCATATGGTTTTGTTGATTACTTTGATCGCAGATCAGCTGCACTTGCCATTGTGACCCTTAATGGAAGGCATCT GTTTGGACAACCAATTAAAGTCAATTGGGCTTATGCTAGCAGTCAAAGAGAGGATACAACAG GTCATTTCAATGTTTTTGTTGGTGATCTAAGCCCTGAAGTTACAGATGCCACATTGTATGCATGCTTTTCTGTCTATCGTAGTTGTTC GGATGCAAGGGTTATGTGGGACCAGAAGACCGGACGCTCAAGGGGTTTTGGATTTGTTTCTTTCAGAAGTCAGCAG GATGCTCAAAGTGCAATAAATGATTTGAATG GGAAGTGGCTCGGAAGCAGACAAATTCGTTGTAACTGGGCGACAAAAGGTGCTAGTTCTAATGATGACAGGCAGAGTTCTGATGCCAAGAGTGTTGTAGATCTAACCAATGGAACATCAG AAGAAAGTCAAGAAAAGACTGATGATGTGCCGGAGAACAATATTCAGTATACCACTGTTTATGTTGGCAATCTGGCTCCTGAG GTTACGTCTGTGGACCTTCATCGGGTTTTCCATGCACTTGGTGCAGGAACTATTGAAGATGTGCGCGTGCAACGTGATAAAGGATTTGGGTTTGTGAGATACAGTGCACATGCTGAAGCAGCTCTTGCTATTAAGATGGGAAATGCTCGTATTCTCTATGGGAAACCAATTAAG TGCTCTTGGGGTAGCAAGCCCACTCTACCAGGAACTAGCTCTACCCCTCTTCCCCCACCAGCTGTTGCACATATGCCAGGTCTTTCAGCAGCTGACCTTGCGGCCTATGAACGGCAGATGGCATTGAGCAAAATGGCTGGTGCACAAGCCATTATGCATCCACAAGGTCAGCATGCCCTTAAGCAGGCGGTGATGGGAATGGGTGCTGTTGGAACGAGTCAGGCAATATATGATGGCATGTTTCAAAATGTCGCAACAACCCAGCAGCTTATGTATTACCACTAG